Part of the Capsicum annuum cultivar UCD-10X-F1 chromosome 12, UCD10Xv1.1, whole genome shotgun sequence genome is shown below.
TAGTCACATATTGACTGAAGtatcttgaatttgaatatgcaGGCACGGTAGTAACTATGACTGCGAAAACCAAGAGGAAAACGGCTGCAGAAAATGGGGACACAGGTACAGCCGAAGATTCTGTTCTTGTGACTATGATTAGTAATGGGGAAGATCTAGGTCCTATGGTCAGGCATTCTTTTGAAAGCGGGAAGCCTGATGCCCTTTTACAACAGCTTAAGAATGTCgtcaaaaagaaagaagttgAAATAGAGGAGCTTTGTAAGCTTCATTATGAGGAATTTATTATCGCGGTGGATGAGCTGCGTGGAGTCTTGGTTGATGCAGAAGAGTTAAAAGCTGAGTTGCAAACTGATAATCTGAAGTTGCAAGATGTTGGGAGTGTCCTTCTGTTAAAACTTGAAGAACTTCttgaatatttttcaattaagaaaAATGTTCAAGAAGCAATTAAGATGTCACGCAACTGCGTCCAAGTTTTAGAACTTTGTGCCAAGTGTAACAACCACGTTTCTGAAGGTCGGTTTTACCCTGCTCTCAAGGCTATTGATCTGATTGAGAGAAGTTTTTTGCAGCACATTCCTGTCAAGCCACTCAGAATCATGATAGAGAAGAGAATACCGCTGATTAAATTGCATATTGAGAAGAGAGTAACCAGTGAAGTTAATGAATGGCTAGTTCACATAAGGAGTACAGCAAAAGATATCGGGCAAACTGCAATAGGATATGCTGCATCTGCTCGTCAGAGGGATGAGGATATGCTAGCCCGTCAAAGAAAAGCCGAGGAACAAAGTTGTTTGGGATTAGGAGACATCACTTATACCCTAGATGTTGAAGAGATTAATGAAGAATCTGTCTTAACGTTTGACCTGACGCCTCTTTATCGAGCATGTCATATTCATGGTTGTATGGGGATCCTAGAACAGTTTCGTGAATATTACTACAAGAATCGCTTATTGCAGCTGAGTTCAGATTTGCAGATTTCATTGTCACAACCATTCCTGGAATCCCATCAAATCTTCTTGGCTCAGATTGCAGGTTATTTCATTGTTGAGGATCGAGTACTAAGGACTGCCGGTGGCCTGCTCTTGCCTAATCAGGTTGAGACAATGTGGGAAACAGCTGTCAGCAAAGTGACTTCACTCTTGGAAGAACAATTCTCCCACATGGATACTGCCAGTCATCTCCTCATGGTCAAGGATTATGTGACTCTTCTTGGGTCAACCCTCAGACAGTATGGCTATGAAGTGAGCGGAATTCTTGGGACTCTAAATAGCAGTCGAGAAAAATACCATGAACTACTTTTGGCAGAGTGTAGACAACAAATAACTGCTGTAGTCACCAATGATACATTTGAGCAGATGGTAATGAAGAGGGAGTCAGATTATCAGGCAAATGTCCTATTGTTCCATCTACAGACCTCTGATATAATGCCAGCTTTCCCTTTTATTGCTCCATTTTCTTCTATGGTGCCTGAATGCTGTCGCATCATTAAGTCATTCATCAAAGATTCTGTCAATTACTTATCATATGGGAGCCAaatgaatttttttgattttgtcaAAAAGTATTTGGATAAGCTCTTGATTGACGTACTGAATGAAGTCCTACTTGAGATTATTTACAGCGGTACAACTGGTGTGTCTCAAGCAATGCAAATTGCTGCAAATATAGCGGTTTTTGAAAGGGCTTGTGATTTCTTTCTTCAACATGCAGCCCAACAATGCGGCATTCCTGTCCGTCTAGTTGAAAGGCCTCAAGGCAGTTTAACAGCCAAGATTGTCCTCAAAACTTCAAGAGATGCTGCTTATATTGCATTCCTAAGCTTAGTAAATGCAAAATTGGATGAATTCATGTCACTCACAGAAAATGTCCATTGGACAGCGGAAGATGCCCCACAGCAGGGcaatgaatgcatgaatgaggTGGTTATATATCTTGACACCCTCTTGTCTACTGCTCAACAAATTTTACCGTTGGACGCTTTGTATAAAGTTGGGATTGGAGCTCTTGAGCATATCTCCAATTCAATTGTGGAAACTTTTCTCAGTGACTCGATAAAGAGATTCAATGCTAACGCCGTAATGAGCATCAACTACGATTTGAAAGCATTGGAGTCTTTTGCTGACGAGAGGTTTCACAGTACTGGGCTGAGTGAAATTTACAAGGATGATAGCTTTCGAAGTTGCTTGGTAGAAGCTAGACAGTTGATAAACCTCCTCCTAAGCAGTCAACCAGAGAACTTTATGAATCCTGTCATAAGGGAGAAGAACTATAATACTCTAGATTATAAAAAAGTCTCCACTATCTGTGACAAGTATAAGGACTCAGCTGATGGACTCTTTGGAAGTCTTGCAGGCAGAAACACAAAGCAGAGTGCTCGTAAAAAATCAATGGATGTGTTGAAGAAGAGATTGAGGGATTTCAACTGAAGCTTGTGATAAATGAATTAGAAATTAGCTTTTTCTGTTAGAAATAAATGAAAACTTTATTTCCTGCTGCTTTTGCTGTAGAAAGATTCACATCTGTATCTTCGTTTTCAGTCATGTTAGCACTACTTTGGTCAATTAGAGAAGCACTCATCAGTTGTGTAGAGAAGATGTCATTGACTCTTTTGATAGTATGTCTTTGTAGAGTAATTACATGAAACGAAATGCAAATGGAGCTAGTGGATTATATCGATAACCGTCCTCTTGCATTTACCCCTGATGCAACTCCCTCTATTGgcattcttatattttttttcatgttgcAGATTTACAAGACTCGGTTACTGTTTTCCCtgtctaatttatttatttaattacgtGTAGGGAAAAAAGTATCTTTAATCTGTTGCATACTGTTACAACTTAGCGTTCAGTCCTGGAGCTTTTTATTGGGAAACATGGTGCCCTGAAGAGAGTTATCACCTCCTTCAAGATCCTGGAACTCATATTCAGTCAAGTTTACTTCTGTATTATTGTTATTCTGGCCCTCTTTTGATGATGCGTTTTTGTCTTTACTTGTCTGTCACCTTTTCTCCTCTCATATTTCATCCTTGGAGGTATAATGAATTCTGCATGGTTCTCCTTGATCAGACGGTTAGTGTTTGTTTAACTGTTTTCTGCATTTCTCTTAATCATGGGTTTTCAATAATTTCATCTTTCACTAGAGATGCTGTAAATTTCCCTCTTCAATGTGTTTACTCGGCTGGTATCAGACTTCCTTCTTGTCCGCCTTGTCAATATAACTAGTTAAATGAAAAATGATATTGCTCTTTGGTTCTAACTTAAAAGTAAACATCATTGCTTCTCTATGATTTTCTTTTCGTTCTTTCTTGCTTTCTTCCACGTGCTGCTAGTGCATGATGGTATCTTTCCTGTTAGTCTGCTTGTCTTTTTTTCCACTTCCACCCCTAAGAAAGTGTTTTTGTGTTGAACCCTATGGATACATGTAAAGCATGCTATAGGTTTTGAGAgagacatttttctttttctttcttgctTGATTAATTTTTCCTTTGTATGAGCTCTTGATTACTTGTTGAAATACTTTAGTGCATgcaatttcatgtttttattttatttattttattctttggtGTTTTTTTCGTAGTGTTTGTGGTTATGTCTAGGATATGCTCTGATCGCTATAGATACAGATGCATAGTCGTGTTAGGTATGGTAGATGTTCCGTATTTGCTAATGAAAGCTATGAACTGTGATCTTATGGTTTCAACCAGTATTAAGGACAAATAGACTTTGGAATAATAACATTTAAATTTGTTTCGGAAATTAATcaagttaaatcatgattcaaGGCCAAAGGGTTTTGTGGATTTTTGGTTGTCCCTTGTGTATGCATTTTGTCTAGTGTCCAAAGGGCTTTCTTTATGAGGTGCATATAATGGCAAGATATGTGTCATATTGCATCAAGTACGAGATGTTTGATTGTTCTATGAATTTCAGTTTAGTTCATTTTCAACTTGGATGGTCAATGAACATATATTCAGACTTCGTCCAACCTGAATTCTCAATATATTCAAGATCTGCATTGTAGTTGTCTTTGTGCCCCAGCTGAATCAGTTTTATGTATAGTGGTCTTCAGTTTTGGACCTTGATGGTCTGAGTCAGGATAAACTGGTTTAACAATATTGTTTTTGCTAGCGGAGCAACAGCTGTCGGAGCTCATCTGAGATTCAGGAAACCATACTCCTGGTAGTGTACAGAACCGGTGGCAAGCAGAACTTTGCACGTGGTTGAGCTATAATAGGGGTAAGactaaatttcttttcttttatgtgcTTTCGGAGGGAGGTTGGCCATATAAAATTGTATActcaatttgattttattgatctcTATATGGAGGGAAGGGGTAATCTCGGTTGTGGTGTTTCCTTGTACTCGTTGCTGGTCCTTTCATGGTTCTTCGTAGCTAAAGTCATACATGTTGTTCAGTAGAGAGCACCTCCAAAGCCTTAGTAGTAGCTTAGAACAAGCAACTACGTATTTGTTATGTTACACTGCTATTCCAGATAGATGACCTTGTTTGTCAAGcgtagaaaataataatttagacgCACGTGCTAATACCGATTACATCGTTAATGTGATAGTATGAGAAGTGAGTGATTACACTGGGAAGGATTAAAAAGAGACATAGTTCAAGTAACTTTGAGATCGAGGGAGTAGTGCGGTAGGTTACTTCTTAATATTATGAGTTCATTTTTATTAGTGTTGCAAGTTGCCTGtagcaataacaataatagtaattTATTTTGTAGGTTGTTACTGATTCTGGGTGTGCCAGTGTCGTAGCGGCTACAGATGCTGCCACACCAACCTTGAAGCATATTGAGAGAGCTACTATAGCTTCTGCTACTCCAGTCACATACCACGTGAGGTTGGTGATTACCCTGATTCGAATATTTAATTTACACGGCGTTCCTTCTTTCTCTCTTTGATAAATATTCATAATCTATATTCTATGTTACTCGTAAATTCAAGCTCTTTAATACCTTGGGTGTAACTATCGTCACTCTGCAATGCAAACTCATTTTTCAGTTCACTGCAACAACAATCAGGTGCGGAGCCAGATATTCAATGTCAGACTCCATTGTATTGCCAATGAACCGAATGTTAACGGACCTGAAGGAATGTGCCTTATGCTAAATGCCTCTTCTAAGCGACTCATACCGGCTACCTTTCGGTCAAGACTTCAGTTTGTGTTATGCCAAATACTTTCCGTAGAAGAGGCTACCCTCGACTCTAAACGTGCCTCATAACACCAAATCCTTCTTTGTCAAGCGGTTTTCCATATTATAGTAGCGTATGTAGATGACTCCATTGGTTTCTTCTCGACATGGTTTTCTAGGTGATTTGCAACTCCTCGTTCAGTACATGAAGCACCAACATCGCGTTTAGCTCATATTTCCTCTCCTTGATCTTGCACCCTCCTGCATGTCTGTACTGATTCTTGAATGAAGACGGATCCTTGATGCTGATGCCTTGTTGTAGGTAGCGCTTTCAATTGCAGAAAGTCATGCTGTAAATTACTGAAGATAAATTATTTCACAGTTTTCTCAACGTTACAAATTTTGCATTTTGCTAGTTTGATTTTCGTCTTATATTTTGGTTAAGCCAGATTTGTCCATTGTTTACACCAACAAACTTGTTCATATgagttcaaatatgaaatttttgactAGCATAGAATATGTTTCTCTGATCCTCCTCAACAAGAAGACACACAGAAAGAGACTGCAGACATGCCACTTAATTTTGGCCTAGTGGTAAGAGCTCGACATGTATTATTTAGGTGTTGTAtattatgagttggaatttggcCAGACAAAAGCTTGGTACTTTACTGAAAGAAAGCTAAGAGGGGCAGGTGCATTGTCCATTTCTGGGTTTCAAAAAGAGTAGAAAAACCATGGCAGTCTGTTGAATGAAATACATGGAAGGCTTGTTAGAACAGTGTCACTGAGTTGATTTTCTTTGAAAGTCTCCGCTCCCCCGTTACAAGTTAAAATGAAAACAACACGTGATTAATACACAACCAGCAAGTTTTCCAAAAGCAAACTGAATGGGATTGTTACTTCCCAAAAATCTTGCTTCAAATCAAATAGAGTTTCAAGAAACTCGTTTTTGTGTGAATATCTTTccatataaacacacaaaacagaCTCGAGCACAAGACCACTAAAGCAGTTGCATATTTCCCCCACAACTCATCAACAGTAACATACCCAAACTAAAAATTTCAATAGAACAGGCTaaacccaaa
Proteins encoded:
- the LOC107850247 gene encoding exocyst complex component SEC15A isoform X1, with the protein product MEFLYVVWLYGDLGTVVTMTAKTKRKTAAENGDTGTAEDSVLVTMISNGEDLGPMVRHSFESGKPDALLQQLKNVVKKKEVEIEELCKLHYEEFIIAVDELRGVLVDAEELKAELQTDNLKLQDVGSVLLLKLEELLEYFSIKKNVQEAIKMSRNCVQVLELCAKCNNHVSEGRFYPALKAIDLIERSFLQHIPVKPLRIMIEKRIPLIKLHIEKRVTSEVNEWLVHIRSTAKDIGQTAIGYAASARQRDEDMLARQRKAEEQSCLGLGDITYTLDVEEINEESVLTFDLTPLYRACHIHGCMGILEQFREYYYKNRLLQLSSDLQISLSQPFLESHQIFLAQIAGYFIVEDRVLRTAGGLLLPNQVETMWETAVSKVTSLLEEQFSHMDTASHLLMVKDYVTLLGSTLRQYGYEVSGILGTLNSSREKYHELLLAECRQQITAVVTNDTFEQMVMKRESDYQANVLLFHLQTSDIMPAFPFIAPFSSMVPECCRIIKSFIKDSVNYLSYGSQMNFFDFVKKYLDKLLIDVLNEVLLEIIYSGTTGVSQAMQIAANIAVFERACDFFLQHAAQQCGIPVRLVERPQGSLTAKIVLKTSRDAAYIAFLSLVNAKLDEFMSLTENVHWTAEDAPQQGNECMNEVVIYLDTLLSTAQQILPLDALYKVGIGALEHISNSIVETFLSDSIKRFNANAVMSINYDLKALESFADERFHSTGLSEIYKDDSFRSCLVEARQLINLLLSSQPENFMNPVIREKNYNTLDYKKVSTICDKYKDSADGLFGSLAGRNTKQSARKKSMDVLKKRLRDFN
- the LOC107850247 gene encoding exocyst complex component SEC15A isoform X2, giving the protein MTAKTKRKTAAENGDTGTAEDSVLVTMISNGEDLGPMVRHSFESGKPDALLQQLKNVVKKKEVEIEELCKLHYEEFIIAVDELRGVLVDAEELKAELQTDNLKLQDVGSVLLLKLEELLEYFSIKKNVQEAIKMSRNCVQVLELCAKCNNHVSEGRFYPALKAIDLIERSFLQHIPVKPLRIMIEKRIPLIKLHIEKRVTSEVNEWLVHIRSTAKDIGQTAIGYAASARQRDEDMLARQRKAEEQSCLGLGDITYTLDVEEINEESVLTFDLTPLYRACHIHGCMGILEQFREYYYKNRLLQLSSDLQISLSQPFLESHQIFLAQIAGYFIVEDRVLRTAGGLLLPNQVETMWETAVSKVTSLLEEQFSHMDTASHLLMVKDYVTLLGSTLRQYGYEVSGILGTLNSSREKYHELLLAECRQQITAVVTNDTFEQMVMKRESDYQANVLLFHLQTSDIMPAFPFIAPFSSMVPECCRIIKSFIKDSVNYLSYGSQMNFFDFVKKYLDKLLIDVLNEVLLEIIYSGTTGVSQAMQIAANIAVFERACDFFLQHAAQQCGIPVRLVERPQGSLTAKIVLKTSRDAAYIAFLSLVNAKLDEFMSLTENVHWTAEDAPQQGNECMNEVVIYLDTLLSTAQQILPLDALYKVGIGALEHISNSIVETFLSDSIKRFNANAVMSINYDLKALESFADERFHSTGLSEIYKDDSFRSCLVEARQLINLLLSSQPENFMNPVIREKNYNTLDYKKVSTICDKYKDSADGLFGSLAGRNTKQSARKKSMDVLKKRLRDFN